In one Chitinophaga sancti genomic region, the following are encoded:
- a CDS encoding ORF6N domain-containing protein, whose protein sequence is MENKPTIIPTEIKNLIHTLRGKQVMLDSDLASLYQVETKNLNKAVKRNMERFPVSFCFQLTDEEATNLRFQIGTSSLTYGGRRYLPYVFTEQGVAMVSAILRSDIAVKVSVEIMEAFVEMRRMLISNASLFHRLDNIELKQIEADQKFEELFKALESDKLHSEKGIFYNGQVFDAYAFVSDIIRSSKSSIILLDNYVDDTVLTLMGKRSSVVTATIYTKSISNQLRLDLQRYNSQYPPIEIEVFADAHDRFLIIDGAELYHIGASLKDLGKKWFAFSRMDIEVGRMLQILNR, encoded by the coding sequence ATGGAAAATAAGCCTACCATAATTCCAACTGAAATCAAGAACCTGATTCATACCCTACGTGGCAAACAAGTGATGCTGGACAGTGATCTCGCTTCCTTGTACCAGGTGGAAACGAAGAACCTCAACAAAGCCGTAAAAAGAAATATGGAAAGGTTCCCTGTTTCTTTCTGCTTTCAATTGACCGATGAGGAAGCCACCAACTTGAGGTTCCAAATTGGAACCTCAAGTTTAACTTATGGTGGCAGACGTTATTTACCATACGTTTTTACCGAACAAGGGGTTGCAATGGTATCTGCCATACTCCGTTCCGATATAGCCGTTAAAGTCAGCGTGGAAATTATGGAAGCCTTCGTAGAAATGCGGCGTATGCTCATCAGCAACGCTTCTTTGTTTCATCGTTTGGATAATATTGAATTAAAGCAAATCGAAGCCGACCAAAAATTTGAAGAGTTATTTAAGGCTTTGGAAAGCGACAAGCTCCATAGCGAAAAAGGTATCTTCTACAATGGGCAGGTTTTTGATGCCTACGCCTTTGTATCTGATATTATCAGAAGTTCCAAAAGTTCCATTATCCTGCTGGATAATTACGTGGACGATACAGTACTGACTTTGATGGGTAAACGCAGTTCGGTTGTAACCGCAACAATCTATACCAAAAGCATCAGTAATCAGTTACGGCTGGATTTGCAACGTTACAACAGTCAATATCCACCTATTGAAATTGAAGTATTTGCCGATGCCCATGACCGCTTTTTAATCATTGACGGTGCGGAGCTTTACCACATCGGGGCTTCGCTCAAAGATTTGGGCAAAAAATGGTTTGCATTTTCCCGAATGGATATTGAAGTCGGCAGGATGCTCCAAATTTTAAACAGGTAA